GCCGATCAGTCTCCCGGTGATCATGACTATGCTGCAAGCCATCAAATGGATGAGGGGAGAGAAGAAGAACAAGACTGAATAGACAGGAAATCTGTAGCTGGTTTCTAAGGCATCTTGGGACTTGTAAACCCTTTTATCAGTCTGTCATGAGTATTCCAAAATGCATCAATATAAATACAGTGAAGCCTCGGCAGGACATGTGTTTGGGTTTGTTTTGGTaccaaatgggttgtttctatagaatttgacctctgtattaAGTCTTGACTTCTCCCTTTTGAATGACAAAATTTGTCAGTTTGTTGTGTAAATGGAGAGGCTCTGCTGTACATATCTGTTGAACTTCCCCTTGCTTTTAGAGACTGCTTCCTTAGTGCCATTATTGTTCAGTTGGCTCTATCAGCTAGCTAAAAATTGTATTTTGGGATCTTGCTTATCAGATTTGGCCTTGGACACACAGCCATTCagcattgtattgtattgagAAACATTTCGATCTTCGCTGTTTTTTGTTCGGAAAAAGACTTCATGCAGTACTGAAAGTAGAGAATCTTTTTTCTTGGCAACCATGTAGAAAATGTTATGTTGTTATCCTAGGGATATTGATAGAAATAGTGCAAGCATTTAGGCACTTCGGTATGTATTGTACACACACATTTTATAATAATTATTAAAGTTATTTTGTAGAAAATTATTCTTGTTTTGTTGCTTTCTTGTTCCTCATCTGTTTCTTGGGAAATTATGAAAGGGATTGCAATTTGCTAGGCTGCTGGGCCCATGAAGGAAGTTCAAGCCAAGCCTCAATCCTGGATACGAGACTGAGAGAATCTATAAAAATGGTGTGTGTGTCATCCGGACTGGCATGGTATGCAAGCCACACCAACATATCTCCCTTCGACCTGTAGATGTTGGCTCTTCCATTGCTTGCTATTGACCATTCAAAGCAGACCGGCTTATCCCTCCACACAGATCATGCCCTTGCAGTTGTGATCCCCCAGATTGATCTGTCCTTGGGTCCCACAAAACTGATCCCTGCTCCTCCAGCCATTCCCCGATACATACCCGATTCACAGCAGAGCACCTTTTCTTCCATGACCTGTCTCCCATTCTGTCAGTGTtgagatacaatgtacacaCTGCAGCATATCAAACCTTGAATATGGAGTAAATTGCTTTTGGGCCTTGGGAATCATCACCATGACCAAACTTCACACAACAAACAGTCAAGATTGATGTGTTTACAGGAGTATCCAAGCCCTTCAGCACAGGAGGTCCCTCAGGGGGTATCCAAAACCCTTCAGTACAGTAGGTCCCTCAGGGACCCATGACCTGTCAGGCTTGAAATGACTCCTTCCTGGGAATAATTCAAGGATAATCAGCTCTTTTATGGGCAAAAGGATAAACAAATTTGCCTCAAAGAAGTGGAAAACCTTGGGAGGGATTTTTCTACAAGTAGAGTTCTTGACCCTACCTGTTCCAATGCTCAGATGGCAAAAGGGTAGGATTTAAACTGCATACAAGGATTTTCAAATTTATATCCCCTCAAATATACTTTGTCCTTCTTTCCACAAGTGTGCCTCTGAGACATGTCTGTCCTTGACATATCCTTGACGGTCCATTATGTTGTGGGCCATTCTTCCTTGCTGTCACAACCTACTTTAACTTGGTCGCAGGGGTAAAGGAGTAAAGTAAAGGAATAAAATCTTATTTTTGACACAAAATTTATTATGTGATGAATCCAGAAAATGAGGTGCCGAGCATGGTCCTGAATGATTACACAGATATCTTAGATGACTCGTAACACTAGACCTCAATTCTAAAAAGCCTGCAATCTACTGTGGACTCAGGCAGGGTTGACACCTGAGGTAGGCCCAGAATTTCAAGACTGATTTTAAGATGTTTcaaaatgctgaaatttataagATTTTTCCTGAAATTAGGGGGAACCATGTCTGGCTGCAGAGTAAAAGACAAATGCCAGTCTCCCAACAGCTAACAATGGATTCCATAGTGTTACCTACCCACATTTTCCACTGTGACGAAATTAGTAATATGATATACCCAGCCTCTACTCTACTCGCAGCTGAACTACGTAGAGCAACCCTGCCACTGTCCACACACAGGACAGTGAAGCATCAAAACTGACTTATCTAGGCCTAGGATTACTGTCTATAGCTGAAGATTAACATGAATCTGACACCAAAGCATAACTCTAGCACACAGGACAACTCGTCAGCCTCATAGTTAAAGACCTTCTTACTATACAATCATATTCATGCAATATATACAAAACATATACATCCAAATCTACAAGTACACTCAAATaacaaaatgtgatttttttagAGGATTCAGGATGAAGACATCAAACAGTGTTCAACAGTCACTAACAGACATGTGCTCTGAGTGTCACAAATGATTCTTTTGAAGACACCAAATGGGCTGGTAGTGCATGGTAGTAGCATTAATCCAGCATTCGTCTGTGCAGATTTTCATCTAACATGTCTGTGCAAATTTTGTAATATCTTGGTGGTAAATAACCCCCAATTTGTGATCCAGTCATGAGTCACACTGTAGTTAAAATAAAAAGAATACAAGGCTCGCTTCTAtatttttgttgaaattaaaGTGTACAAGcaacaaaataaaagtgtacTTATGAAGTACAGGTCAAAATGTGCACAAGATGACCAAataaatgtacacaacatgTGTACAAAAGTCAAAAGGTTTAATATTCTGTATAATCTGATCTTTATCATCATATGCATGTACAATCAAACGTCATGTAAGTACAGAATGAAAAATAGCTCTGTAAGAAAAGTGGCTTGTGCCTATAAAACCAATATGTGCAGGGACTTTACAGTGCAGAATATCACAACGTGTTTTGGAATCAGAACTAAATAGCAGTGGATTCACTGATCAGCCAAGGCAATTCCTCTAGGGTTCAAacaacattatacatgtacagcaaaGGGAAGTTAATTAAATCTTTACTGAAACCACTCCATCAATGTGGCGCCTAAGAAATTCTAATTTTGCTTCGGAATGAGTCTCACAGGTGGTTGATTCAGGACGATTTCTGTCTGGCTTTGAAGTGAGAGAAGTAGACCTATAACTTTTGATTAATATACATTTTGACGGACACAGACTTCAAGGAAATTCCTCATTCGATCATTCCAATTAAACCAGTACAACAATGCCAAAAATGGTCGCAGGATAACATAACGAAGGAAACTTTACAACCTTCGGCACAACAGCATAAGAAATGAACCAGAGTGAATGCTGAATTTAACTCAACAAATATTACAAGACAATGTGGACTTGTTGGTGTATTTATAGTGAAATACAACCACAGTCCTGACCATAATGAATAAGGCACATATTGTGAAacataaaacaacaaaattcaGATTATATTATGTCAGTTGTGTTGAAATGACTTTGCAAAAAACCTCAACATCAAAGTCAAGACTTGTCAAAATTTGTCCTTGTCATTTGTCCCCATAAGAAATCTGATAACTTTGGGGAAAATATTTGTGCTTGTGTTTAGCAAGAACTTTACAAATTACAATTTGTCGAGAAATCTTTAGGAGATGAAGTTATTGAATTTTTATTGGATTTTTTTATAGAATTTGTACAAAGAACTGACCCGATATATGACTGTGATCAGAGAATAAAGAAAACAGCTGTCCAAGGATTACAACGGTAGTTTTGAATATCAGTCATCAATACTGCATAATCCACTAACAATTATCACATACAATtaacacgtacatgtatgcagtAACCAAATTCATGTAATTACCATGGAAACACATACAAAACAGAAAATGGATGTATGTTGTACTGGAGAAAATCTCACACCTTTAATAACTACGGTCTCCGATTGGTTTTACCAGTGTTCTACATTTGTTTGTTTGAGTCCAGTGTAGTTTGGGTAGCTTCAAAGGCCTTTGACAATCGTAGACATTACTTTTGTCTGTGCCACATGTTAATAGaaatacattttgtaaacaCTACCGCTCTACAGTTCATTTTGTCAGACTATGATGAAATCATAGCTCACTTTTCTCAAATTTCGATAATTTTTTTTCCCTCATGGTCATAGACATAGCTTTgctgtttttgaaaataaatcattagTAAATATCATAGTGGACCTTTAGTAAAGTCTCAGCCCCAAGCTTTAGGTCACAAACTGCTTCATCCTTAAAGATATAGTCATTCCACAGTTGCTAAAGGCTAAAAGTGTTCCCTCCATCCTAAGAATAACTCTATCCTACATTATGAGATCATGGTAAGACTTCTTTCCTCAGCCGTGCCTTCTGTAATATTTGTGTCCTTTTCTTCCTCTCTGCTGCTCTGTTTCCTAACGTCTGCCGCATGGCTGGGAGTTGCATGGCGTTGTCTGCTGGTGGGGGTGCCTTTGGAAGATAGGCTACATTCGGCCTAAAAGCAGAAATCAAGAGTCATGCAAGTATTAAACAACCAAGTGTCAAGGGATTATTCACAAGCCATCAACTTCGTCTGCCTGACCAACTCATTCTGCCAACTAGCAAAAGCACCGAGTAGCAACTACCGGTAGATCAATGTCTCATAAGACTTTGTCACGCATGTACTTTCTCCTGTCTTTACAAGCAATTTTGAAGACACTGGCAGAAGATCAGAGATGCTTCAGCTAAACaacctatttttagaatcagtgAGTATCCTTGCAAAAAAATTTATACAGAACTTACATTTTTCTTGAAGGATTTTTCAGCTGTATCTTCGGAAGTTTGCCTTGTTTTCCATCTTCCTCCTCATCGGCCACATACGCCTTGGCGATGAGGTAAGCATCTGGTGTCCATTTTTGAGAATAGAGGACGTCCCTGAGATCAGATTTAAGTCGGCTCAGCTGGAAAAGTTAAAGGAACTGTCAGCTTACAATTAGGTGAAAATCTTCGCGCATTATGAGCTTAAGTTGGGCATTTGGTTAGACAGAAACGCAGCATGGTCTTGTGGTTAAAACTAAAGGTGTCAATACCGACATATCAGTTGTGAACTTGGACAAGTTTGACGCCGCAAAGTTTTCAGCAACAAGTCAAGAAATGAATTCCAAAATTACCTCATTTGACTGTTTTTCATTGAGTCCCTGAAGTTGTCGTATTATGGCCTCATAATCAGATGCAGATGGCTGCCTCGTTCCTGTAACCTGATTGGTCACTGTGATAGGATGTGTCGTCAAATCAACGTCTTCAACCGTCTCTGCGGCAGTAGACCCAGAACCAGAGTACCTGAAAGCAATATCACATTGTTATTGTTAGATCTGATATACAATGTAAAGAGACAAACAAGTCTGTACAGTACCACTTTACCATTAGAGGACATCTGAGGTGGGTTTCAAATATAGCACAGCATAGTTTTAGGGATACACGATAGCTAAGAAATCTAACCTTTCACATTGATTATTGTGTGGGCATCTACCGTTTACACAAGCTGCCACCTGAGGTTCCCGAAATGGCCACTTTAACTGACTGCCCATGCAACCATGCAGGACACCCTCCCTGTACCTACTTATGACAGACCCACAGTCTTCTAGCATATTACTTTTGATAATTTGCTGCAAAGGTAGCCCTGATTAGATGATCACAACATTCTTACTTCTTCGAAGACTTTTTCTGTTCTTCCTCCAAGACCTGGGTGagatatatatttttgttcCTGGCTTCTTGGAGCTGCATTTTCAATTCCTTGATTTTCTCTTGTAGAACGTACAATTTGGGTTGGtctttttctgaaataatcagGTAAACTTCAGTATTTTACTGTTTCTCTCCTCCAGAACTGCTAAGACTAAGAGGAAGGCTGTTATAACAAATTGAAAATAGAGATTTCATAACACTTTGCTGAGTGAATTGCTTTAAAATTGTTATACAATGCCAACATTCATGGGAAGATTGGCAATTTTAATTAATTCTACCGGTAGTGGATAATTTTGTAAATTAAGATTATTACCGGTATATGCATTGTGGAACATTATTGTTTCATAGCCCTTTGAGTGATGACTGTCTACTTGATAGTGTTACCATTCCACTAGCATATTTAGCATGATAGCATATTTCTGAATTTCTTCCAACACCAATTTTTGTCTGACCTAAATAAGTAAATGCATGCACAAAGCAAGCCAACGCAAGACAGATACATGACAATACTTATTCTCACATAGGTAATTATGTCTATTTGATGTTCGCACCTCCCCTAGGCAGTTTTGACACTTTATACAGGTGACATACAATTCGATATATGCCGGTAATGTAATTTTTTCCAGTAAGGTCTTTCACTATCAGTGTACTCTGCACCATTACAAGAAGGGAGGAGCATGTTTGTACAATTCATCCAATACCAATACCATACCAtctttgattgcaaattgattATGTCCGAGCTCgctcatgaaatattcaatttaCCCACTGAAGTAATTATGTGATAATCGTTATATCTACATCAGCCAGGAGTATTGATTGTTCATGCAGGTGTAAAACTAGGAGCATTATGACACAACAATGCAGTTTTAGTGGCATTAGATGAAGGATCTGAAGAACATGACCACTGAGGACCCAAGCtctcccccaccccaccccaccatATAGATTTATTCATTCAAGCGACGTGACGAACAGGCAGACCATTTTGCAAATTGCGTAAGTCCACTGCTCGAAGTTAGAAGTTAGAAGTTACTGGAAAGCAGCATGTTTGTAAACACAATCTGTTGATTTGGATGAGCTGAGCTACATTTTGCTTTAGAAGTTTCAGAAGCTTATTATCCTCTTAAAATGAGTTGTTTTCTACGTATCTAAAATGCAAGTTTGCATAGGGTTGTTCACTTTGCATCATTTTAACTGAGAGATTTTAGATCATTGCATAGATATAACAGCAGGGTCCCTAATTTTGTTAAAAATAGTCAGACATTTGACTAACCACTCTTGATCGACCCTTCATTTGACAACTCAATGGTCTCGGATGCTGTCAATTCtgacatgtgtacatgtagttcagtcGAGCCCGATTCAAAATCAGATGTTCCTGGAAAAACCGCAACAAGTATAGCACAAGCCATCAGTCAGGCTCctacatacaagtacatgtcGTGCGTACCATATAATATAGGTTGATTCTAAGGTTTAACCTAACTGTAGAAATCTACCAGTATCAGCTGTAGGGGAACTAAACAGTGACTTCTCCAAGAACTGACTACTGTCAATTTACCAAGCACTTGTTAAAATGCTTGCATTTGTTCAGGAAACCCCACAATAGTGACACTGATGAAAAGTACCATAGAAAGTCTGAAACTATCTTACCTGAGTCTAGTTTTCCTCCTCTAGCACTACCACCCGTCCTCGACGACTCCACTGAACTGGCcgatttttctgcaagatttATAATTTGTGTCAGAAATCGTAAGAAAGTTGGTGCTATACGTAGACAGAACCCATAACAAGGTACATCAAATGTAATGACTCAGGTCATTTTTGTCAAAACAAGTGCTATATGCCCAGCAAGTTGTCATCTTTTAGGACACAGAAGTGTGCACAACAAGATACTACCATGAACCTTTCAACAAGTACTTATCATACGATAGGGAACACTAACAAGTGCTATTGCTCTTCCCAAGATGCTCACCTCTTTCCTTACTTCTTTCAAGTCGTTTCCTGACAATCCTACTAGCAGACTGAGGAGGGGTTGGCATGCTGTTCTGTTTCATTATTATCTTGAACTGCAGTtctgaaagaaatggaaaatattttgaaagcaTGTACAGTATGTTTACATTTCTTTGCGATACAAACAATAACGAGGAAGACGAGATGCTTTTAATTTGTTTCATGATCTGCAAatacaatatatttttttagCAAAGAATGATGACGCAAAGATTTGAAGGTGTTGAATAAAATTCATTACAGATGGCGTCCGGGACAGTTACAGCAGAATTCTCAGTAAATGGAAATTTAACAGCACAGATTAATGAGTCAATCCTGACCTGAATTGACCCTTTTCTTCTCCAGTAAAACACATGATTTGTACATACctttattttccttttttagaGCGTCTATTTCTTCATGAAGACTAGATAATATTTCAAAGTGTTGTTGTCTCAAGAAGTGGATACTCTTTTCTAAATGCTGTATCCTTTGAGATGGATTCATATCCTCTGGATTACTCTCCAATGAATtatcatcagattggttgtctAAAGTGTCACTGAATTTCACACCATCATGCGTGGGAGGCAGTGGATTAAGTCTGTCCTTCAGGAAGGGCTTTGGGTAGCGAGATTTGTCCAACTTGCTAACCCTGGACCATTGTGGAAGCTGATTGGGTAATGGTGGAAGCTGAGCATTCATATCGGCAACCGCGTCTGGGACGATGCCGGGTCTAACTAACACCTCAGATGCCATGATGGTTGATTCATTTGAGCACCTTCTTGATATAAATCCTGATGTGACACCACGAGATTTTAATATCCGATGGAGATGGAGAACCGCCTTGAAACAATATATCCTTCACTCCTTACATACTGAAGCTATTGAATctgaaaaacatgataaataatTTAATCTTCAATTCAAAGCAATACCGTACCTTATAGTTCTAAAACTTTCCTTTTGTATGGGCCCTGCCTCTGCATCTGTTACTCATACTGTCAAgtattatttttgcaaattttgttaatgttattatataGAATTACTACTACCAGCTCGCTGggctataggcctactgtgaaCTGTCACTGTCAGTAGTCAGTTACTCAGTCAGTGTCAGTAGCCTAGGCCTTAGGCCAGTACTGTACTTTCAAATGTGGTCTAGTATATACATGCAttaaaccattcaatgcttgATTTAAGTTGGTACAGCCTTCACAAGCACCTGCTCTCACAGCCAGCTATTAATAACTAGAACAACAAGCCATACTCAAAGAAAGGGACCTCACAAACTACATACACCGATACACACATTCCATTCTATAATATGCAAATGAGCTTGTTGCCATAGGAGTGGGAAGTAGGACAATTTTAAAGTTCAGTTTTTCGACAGATTACCACCATGAAATCAATTTGTTACACAATATTCGATTATTTGTATATGGGAATTAATAAATTTCTGCAATTTggtcaatatatttattttgaaatggGGAAAAACAACCAAATAAGCAGAAAAACACGAAATACGAGGAATGTTTACCTCATTACCTCCAGCGCTCGAAGAGCTACAAAAtaaattgcggttgtttcgctccctcaACATTTCGCCCCAGATCGAAGTagtttcgctcccttggacttttTGTTGGGGATTGACTCTGCGACTTGGCACCTgtcttgatagggagctcttcgttaatagggctggtgagcgagaagactcgggtgggggggggggtatatagttaggatgattgAGAGGACGGAACGCCGTCtcttgtgacttcctcatctctctcatcatgttgtcaacacggtggagcagccaggactgtcggcctggctgtgacttcctcatctctctcaccatgttgacaacttggcagagcagcttatatgtgttgttttttttcacatacattgttctcgtggtttacggaaaagtaggcctaaaatgttatagtgtctaaaaacaatattcagttaatggaattacacttttgaATGGTCCCGATTGTTCTTCACAGGAACCGCTTGTTGCCGACAAAGTCAAGACACTTACTAGCCGTTACCTCATGCAATTAAGTCCAATCAACTTAACGCCACGTTAAAAGATATCATCAACGGGCTaacgccttttcaggttccatatttgcaatacatcctgtggcgcataggcgcatggtactctcaccgaggttggcatctcgcgatttcgcattccgcatctcgcggtttgtAATAAGCCATCATTAATGTGACATCCGTTGCCGTGCATGAGCTTAATGGCAAGAAGGGTCCCGATGCTGTCCTAGGTACCTTATGACAAAGTAACAATCAAGCCCTGAATGTCAGGTGATGCTTGCTCCCTTTTCTCCCCCATGCCTTCAGGGTTACTTTTGAAGGGTGTACTCTGGAggcaggacaatgtcacattcaagcCGTTTCGGACTGATTGCTATGTTCAGGAGTGCATGCTTCCTTTCCTCTTACTCCTGCTTAATGGCAAGAAGGGTCCCGATGCTGTCCTAGGTACCTTATGAGCTAGATTGCATTCAGGATGTACCTTTCAAGGCAggacaatgtcatcatcaagatGTCGTCTGAATGTCAGAACTCCCACCCGAGACTCTCAAGGACcaagtaaccatggtaacaatcAAGCCCTGAATGTCAGGTGATGCTTGCTCCCTTCTCTCCCCCTTCAGGGTTACTTTTGAAGGGTGTACTCTGAAggcaggacaatgtcacattcaagcCGTTTCGGACTGAATGCTGTGTTCAGGAGTCCATGCTTCCTTCTCTCTTACTCCTGTGCGACAGGATGGGACTTTCAATAGGGAAAATTGTGCAATGGATTGGAATGTCTTTTCTGTCAATGTTTCAGTGCTCCGAGACAGTATCATCCGAAGTTTTGCCATAGCAGACATTCTCGTTCCAGCAGTGCGCTTCCAACCATCACACCGCAGGTTCAATAGCGTCTGAATCATGCTGCATGCTGATATAACTTACCAGCAGTCACCACGAAACAGATGCCATTGTGTGTGTTATGCCTGAATGACCTACTTCAGGGCAGTACAGAAGAGTAAAGACAGAAGACAGATATAGGActtttaaatttattttttttacaatttaaaTACAGTTGAAATTTACTTCTTCCTCTGTGCCTGGATTACTTGTGCCATCTCCTCACGTTTCCTCTTGCCTCGGATGTGTGTGCCGAGCTGCAAGATAACGGGCAATAGATTAGTAAAGCATGGTGCAAATGAGCAATTAATATCTTGtatctgcaggtaaaaccagtATTGAAAGACGAAGAGGGTTGCTTCGTTCAATAATTCTTGTCACATATTAGCATGATGAGTATTTTGGTTCTCTTCCTTGGATAATCGATTTATCATGTTATTGTTAGATGTCACGCTGACCCCACTCAATGCTAGAAACAGTCTAAATCCTTTGGCTTGATACAAGACGAACAAACTGAACTTACCCTCTTCTTGACAAACTTGAGTGCTCTCTTGTCCCTGGACACCCTCAACAACTCAATGCAACGTCTTTCATAAGGAGCATAACCGACAACATCCCGAACAACATCACGGATGAACTTGGCATGTTTGGTCAGAGCCTGAAacagataaatatttcatgtttcgaGGTCGAACCAAAAATTCAGATTATCAGTGATAAGCACATCAAGTCTAGACGGCATCGTAAGGCCTACTCAATATAATTTGACTGACAAGTCCTTCACTGCAGAGGCATACATCCCCCATGGGCCCATGGACTCTACTTACTCCCTTCCTCCTAGATGGACGTGGTTTTCTCACATTCTTGGTCACTTTGTGGCCCTTGTGCAGGCCACA
This is a stretch of genomic DNA from Lineus longissimus chromosome 2, tnLinLong1.2, whole genome shotgun sequence. It encodes these proteins:
- the LOC135483539 gene encoding large ribosomal subunit protein eL36-like: MAPRYEMACGLHKGHKVTKNVRKPRPSRRKGALTKHAKFIRDVVRDVVGYAPYERRCIELLRVSRDKRALKFVKKRLGTHIRGKRKREEMAQVIQAQRKK
- the LOC135502123 gene encoding coiled-coil domain-containing protein 74B-like isoform X1, coding for MASEVLVRPGIVPDAVADMNAQLPPLPNQLPQWSRVSKLDKSRYPKPFLKDRLNPLPPTHDGVKFSDTLDNQSDDNSLESNPEDMNPSQRIQHLEKSIHFLRQQHFEILSSLHEEIDALKKENKELQFKIIMKQNSMPTPPQSASRIVRKRLERSKEREKSASSVESSRTGGSARGGKLDSGTSDFESGSTELHVHMSELTASETIELSNEGSIKSEKDQPKLYVLQEKIKELKMQLQEARNKNIYLTQVLEEEQKKSSKKYSGSGSTAAETVEDVDLTTHPITVTNQVTGTRQPSASDYEAIIRQLQGLNEKQSNELSRLKSDLRDVLYSQKWTPDAYLIAKAYVADEEEDGKQGKLPKIQLKNPSRKMPNVAYLPKAPPPADNAMQLPAMRQTLGNRAAERKKRTQILQKARLRKEVLP
- the LOC135502123 gene encoding coiled-coil domain-containing protein 74B-like isoform X2, producing MASEVLVRPGIVPDAVADMNAQLPPLPNQLPQWSRVSKLDKSRYPKPFLKDRLNPLPPTHDGVKFSDTLDNQSDDNSLESNPEDMNPSQRIQHLEKSIHFLRQQHFEILSSLHEEIDALKKENKELQFKIIMKQNSMPTPPQSASRIVRKRLERSKEREKSASSVESSRTGGSARGGKLDSEKDQPKLYVLQEKIKELKMQLQEARNKNIYLTQVLEEEQKKSSKKYSGSGSTAAETVEDVDLTTHPITVTNQVTGTRQPSASDYEAIIRQLQGLNEKQSNELSRLKSDLRDVLYSQKWTPDAYLIAKAYVADEEEDGKQGKLPKIQLKNPSRKMPNVAYLPKAPPPADNAMQLPAMRQTLGNRAAERKKRTQILQKARLRKEVLP